The Microcebus murinus isolate Inina chromosome 1, M.murinus_Inina_mat1.0, whole genome shotgun sequence genome includes a region encoding these proteins:
- the C1H3orf18 gene encoding uncharacterized protein C3orf18 homolog, translating to MNSRIASARGWLSSRPPTSEPNLEPATDGPASETTTLSPEATSLNDTRIPDVADGATGVGTMLLSLGIITVIGLAVAMVLYIRKKKRLEKLRHQLMPMYSFDPTEEQDELEQELLEHGRDAASMQAAASGQATQGKAILPSQGPLQRPSRLVFTDVANAIHA from the exons ATGAACTCCAGGATTGCATCTGCTAGGGGCTGGCTCAGCAGCCGTCCACCCACCTCTGAGCCCAATCTGGAACCTGCCACTGATGGGCCAGCCTCTGAGACCACTACCCTCAGCCCAGAAGCCACCAGCTTGAATGACACCAGAATCCCTGATGTGGCTGATGGTGCAACTGGCGTGGGGACCATGCTTCTATCCCTTGGGATCATCACAGTGATTGGCCTCGCTGTGGCCATG GTTTTGtacatcaggaagaaaaagag GCTGGAGAAACTACGCCACCAGCTCATGCCCATGTACAGCTTCGACCCCACGGAGGAACAAGATGAGCTGGAGCAGGAGCTGCTGGAGCACGGACGGGATGCTGCTTCCATGCAGGCTGCGGCCTCTGGGCAGGCCACGCAGGGCAAG GCCATTCTTCCCTCCCAGGGCCCACTGCAGAGGCCCAGCCGGCTGGTGTTTACTGACGTAGCCAACGCCATCCATGCGTGA